From a region of the Hymenobacter jejuensis genome:
- a CDS encoding BLUF domain-containing protein, with product MLGKAMFYQLIYVSVAFAPFTNPELHALAAQARAHNSQRHITGILFYGEGYFAQVLEGAQEEVESLYASIKRDTRHHHVTLVVRGTRPRREFPHWSMACRQLTYPAFAQLVKCLPETAHEVKTATGSHSLGARIAPYVEQGVRL from the coding sequence GTGCTTGGAAAGGCCATGTTTTATCAACTCATCTACGTCAGCGTGGCTTTTGCACCCTTCACCAATCCTGAATTGCATGCCCTTGCAGCCCAGGCCCGGGCGCACAACAGCCAACGCCACATCACCGGCATCCTGTTCTACGGAGAGGGCTACTTTGCGCAGGTCCTGGAGGGCGCGCAGGAGGAAGTGGAGTCGTTGTATGCGTCCATTAAGCGCGATACGCGCCACCACCACGTAACGCTGGTAGTTCGCGGTACCCGCCCGCGCCGGGAATTTCCGCACTGGAGCATGGCATGCCGTCAACTGACGTACCCAGCCTTTGCTCAACTGGTCAAATGCCTGCCGGAAACGGCGCACGAAGTGAAAACTGCGACCGGATCGCACTCGTTGGGGGCCCGGATCGCGCCTTACGTGGAGCAAGGGGTGCGGCTCTAG